AACTGTTCGAGGAACTTGAACGGATTCGAGACGACTGCTACGCGATCGACGACGAGGAGCGATTCGAGGGGATGCGAGGGGTCGGCGCACCGGTAGCGACCGGAAACGAGTCAGTTACCGCCGGTATCGCGATCTACGGACCGGCGAATCGTCTCACCGAGACGGTACTCCACGAGGAGTATTCGAAACGGGTCCTCGAGACGGCCAACGTTATTCAGGTTAATCTGTCGTACTCGTGACCGGATAATACGGTTCACGAGTTGTGAGACGCAGCGCGTGGATTGATGCTGGTCGCACCACATTGGAACACTATGACCGAATTCGGCTTCGTTCTTCCAGACGAGTTCTCGCACGTTCCACTCGACCAGACCCTCGAGTTCGCCCGCCGAGCCGACGAGGCGGGACTCCACTCGGTCTGGAAACAGGAAGCCTCGGGCACGAACGGAGTCGCCACGCTCGCGGCCATCTCTCAGTGTACGTCTACCGTTCGGATCGGGACCGGCGTGGCGAGCGTCTTCTCTCGGAGTCCGTCACTGCTCGGAATGAGTGCGGCGACGCTTCAGGGACTCTCGAACGGGCGCGCACTGCTCGGCATCGGCGTGAGTTCTCCGCCGCTCGTCGAGCGCTGGCACGGGTGCGAGTTCGACCACCCGCTCAGACGACTCCGCGAAACGATCGAAATCGTCCGCCAGGTGACCGCCGGTGGAACGGTCGAGTACCACGGCGAGGTGTTCGACGTCGGACCGTACACGATGGCGCTCGAGACGAACGAAGACGTCCCCGTGTTCAACGCCGCGATCGGCGACGCGAACCGCGCGCTCACGGGGGAGTTCGCGGACGGATGGCTGCCGGCGTTCCTCCCTCGATCCACGTTTTCGGCGTTTGTCGACGACGTTCGAGAGAGCGCGCGAACCGCCGGACGAGACCCCGACGAGATCACCGTCGCGCCGTGGATTCCGACTGCAATCGACGACGACCCAGACCGTGCCGAACGCCGCGTCCGATACCTCCTCGCACAGGAAATGGCGATGGGGTACAACGAGCAACTCGACGAACACGGATTCGGAGACGCGCCGGACAGAGCACACGACCTGTTTCGCGACGGAGACCGTGAGGCAGCGGTTGCCGCGATCTCTGATCAGATGGTCGACGAACTGACCGTCTCTGGAACCGAATCCGACGTGCGAGACCAGTTCGACCGGTACGCTCACGGCGGCGCCGACCTCATCATCGCGATGCCCTCGATGGAAGCTTCGGTTCCCGAGTTGGAGACGGTCGTCGACGTCTTGGGTGAACTCAGCGACTCGACGTGAGCGAGCGGGTGGGCCTCGTCACGGCGCGTTCGACGCGACCGCCGACCGGCGAACGAGCCGCGGCGACGGTACGTATTAGGTGGTCTCCCTCGATAGCGCGTGTGTATGTCTACCGAATACGAAACCATCGAACTCGCCGTTAGCGACGACGGGCGAGCGACCGTCACGCTCGATCGACCCGACTCGCTGAACGCGCTCGACGACCGCATGGCCGAGGAACTACTCGACGCACTCGAGACCCTGCGCGAGGAGTCGGCGCGGGTCCTCGTTCTCCGCGGCCGGGACGGGAACTTCTGCGCCGGCGCGGATATCGGCACGTCGCCCGAGACGACGGCCCCGCACGAACAGACTCGTCGGTTTCGCCGACTACGGCGGCTGTTCGATCGGCTCGAGTCGTTTCCCCTTCCGACGGTCGCAGCGATCGAGGGGTACTGCCTCGGAGGCGGGTGCGAACTCGCCTGTTGCTGTGACACCCGGATCGCAACTGCGGACGCAACGATCGGCGTGCCCGAGATCACGCTCGGCGTCATTCCCGCCTGCGGTGGCACCCAACGGCTCTCGCGACTCGTCGGGCTCTCCCGCGCTCGCGACATGATTCTCCGCGGGAAGCACTACGACGCGGCGACGATGCACTCCTACGGGTTCCTCCACGAAGTCGGTGGCGACCGATCGTTCGAAGTCCTCTTAAAAGACGTCGTCGAGGAGTATCTCGCCAGACCGCCGGTCGCTATCGAATTCGCGAAACGGGTCGTCAACAAAGGATACGAGTCGCCCCTCGATGCTGGTCTCGAGATGGAGGCGCTCGCAACGGGCGTCCTGTTCGGTACCGAGGACGCCGAGGAAGGCCTCGACGCATTCCGTACCAATCGCACTCCGGAATTTAGGGGGGAGTAGTCCTCGCCGCGCTAGCGCTGCCAGTCCGGATCGCGTTTCTCCAGGAACGCTGCGAGCCCCTCGCTCGCTTCCTCCGATTGCGTTCGTTCGACGAGACGGCCCATCGCGTTGTCGAACCAATCCTCGAGCAGATCGTCTTCCATGGTCGTCCAGAAGTCTTTCATTTCCGCAACGGACTTCGGGCCCGACGCCGTCGTTGCGCGGGCGAGTTCGCGAGCGACGTCCGCAACCTGGTCGCCGTCGACGACGTAGTTGACGATACCCATCGATTCGGCCTCGGTAGCCGTCAGCTGATCGCCCGTCAACGCGAGTTCCATGATCGACTTCTTTCCGAGACTCATCCGACCGTAGGTGAGTCCGATCGGCGGAAGCGCACCGATTTTCGCCTCCGGAAGCGCGAAGTCGCTGTCCGGAGAGGCGACCGCGAGATCACTCAGCAAAACGAGTTCGCAGCCGCCGCCGTTCGCGACGCCGTCGACGGCCGCGATCACGGGTTTCGGATGATTCCGAAGCGTCTCTACCGTCGGGCCGAGGACGTTTTCGATCATCTCTGAGGCGTCCTCGGTCGACTCCCAACTCTGGATCTCGGCGATGTCGTCGCCGGCACAGAACGCGCGTCCCGACCCTCGAAGGATCGTCGCGCGTACCTCGTCGTCATTCGCGGCGTGCTCGAGGGCATCGTTCAACCCTTCCCAACTCGGCTCGTCGAGCGCGTTGAGCGCCTCGGGACGGTCCAGCGTGATCCAAGCAACGTACTCGCGTCGCTCGTATCGGACCGTGTCGAACGTCGTTTGCTCGTAGTCCCACTCGTAGAAGCCGACACTCGATTTGCGCCCGCACTCGTCGTTCGAAACCATCTCTTCGAGGTGCGGGTGTGGTTCGTACTCATCCCAGCCTGATCGTTCGCGGAGCGTCTCGAGCGTCTCTACCAACCGATCGATACCGTACTCGTCCGCCATTTTGAGGAGCCCTCGGGGCCAGTTCATCCCGATCCGCATCGCCTTGTCGATCTCGGACTTCGTCGTCACGTCGTTGGCCAGTAACCATGCCGCCTCGTTTACTGCGGGTGCCAGGAGGTGTTTCGGATCGAAGTCGTAGCGGCGTTCCCGCGGGATATCGACGCGCGAGTACTCGCCCGGGGTAGGATAGGAGTAGAAGCCGACTCCGGTCTTCATCCCGTGTTTGTCGACTTCGGTTTTCTCCTCGAGCAAGTCGGGGACGTGCAGGTCGACGCCGCGGTCGCGCATCGACTTGGCAGCCATCGTTGCGACGTCGACGCCGCTGAAATCGAGGACCTCGAACGGACCCATTGGGAGACCGATCCGTCGGATCGCGGCGTCGATCGAACGCTCGTCCTGTTCGCCGTTCTCGACCTGTCGAACCGCCTCGAGCCAGAACCGCAGGTTGATCCGATTGATGAGGAAGCCAGGGATGTCCTTCTCGACGAGGACCGGCGTCTTCTCGATCTCTGTGCTGATCTCCTGAATCGCCTCGAACACGTCGTCGTCGGTCGCCTTGCCACGGATGACCTCGACGATTTCCATCAACTGAACCGGATTCGAGAAGTGCATCCCCACGACCGCGTTCGGGCGGTCCGTCGCGGACGCGATTTCGGTGATCGGGAGCGTACTGGTGTTCGTCGCCAAAATCGTTCGCTCGGGTGCGTGGTCGTCGATCGACTCGAATACGGTCCGTTTCAAGTCGATATCTTCGGGGACCGCTTCGACGATCAGATCGGCGTCGCCGTAGGCCTCCTCGTCCGATGTCGTCGTTTCGAGTCGCTCCAACACGGCGTCGTGATCCTCGCCGAGTTTCTCGAGGCTCCCCTCGATTTTCTCGAGAGCCGTTTTCAGGACGTCGTCGTCGACGTCGACGATCGTGACGTTGTACCCGGCCGTCGCAAACGTCTGGGCGATACCGTGTCCCATCGTGCCGGCACCGACGACGGTAACAGCGTCTACGCGTCCGGCTAGTGAATCGCTCATAGTTGCCTTCCCGTAGAGACTTTCGACGATTCGTGTTATAGCTTTCCCCGGTGTGTGTTCTCGCTACACACGACTACGTCGAAGCGGGAGTTCAATCTAAGACACACTCGCGTCCCCCGTCGTTATATCATGTGAGACCGTACCAATGGACCATGCGGAGTGATAGCGACTTCGACGACTTCCGCGAAGCGGCGCTCGAGTACCTCTGGACCGAGATCGAACCGGACGCGGAAGCGTGGGATCGAACCGGTACTCTCCCCCGGAGCGAATTGTGGGACGAATTTCTCGATCTTGGCTTTCTCACGTGCCGCGTGCCGGAAGAATACGGTGGCCTCGATCTATCGACCCGAGAATACGTGCAACTGGAAAAAGAGTGGGCGAAGGTCTCAGGGGGATTACGAGTCATCTTGCACGTCCACACCGTCGGTGCGGAACTGGTCGCGCAGGCGGGAACGGACGCCCAGCGAGATCGCTGGCTCTCCGAAATCGTCGAGGACGGGGCGTCGTTCGCGTTCGCACTGACCGAACCGCACGCCGGCAGCGGAACCGATATCGAGACCGAGGCTCGAGCGGCCGGCGACGACTACGTCATCAACGGGGCGAAACACCACATTACGAACGCGGACTTCGCGGAGTACTTCACCGTCGTCACGCGGACCCCGTCCGGATTCGCTATCTTCGTCGTCCCCCGCGATGCCGACGGACTGACCATTCGCGAGATGCCGGAAACGATGGGGAGTCACGGGTCGGAACACCGGTATCTACAGTTCGACGACGTTCACGTCCCCGGAAGGAACCTGCTCGGGAACGACGAAAGCGGGGGTCTCGCCGCCGCCGTCGATCACCTCCGAGTGAGCCGAATCTACGTCGCCGCGAACGCGCTCGGTATCTCCGAGCGGTGCCTGGAGGAGGCGGTCTCCTGGAGCAAGAAACGCGTCACGTTCGGCAAACCGATCGGCGAGCGCCAGGCCGTCCAGCGGTATCTTGCGGAGATGGCCCGCGACGTGTACGCGCTACGGCTGATGGTCGCGGACGCCGCCGAAACCGTCGACGAACGAGGGAATGCTGGTATCGAAGCGGATCTCTGTAAGCTGCTGGCTACTGAGGCGAACAGGCGAGTCACCGACAACGCACTGTTGGTCTTCGGCGGTATCGGATACTACCGGGAAGTGCCGATTCAGCGATTCTACCGTGACGCGCGTCTCAACTGGCTCGAGGAGGGAACGCCGTCCATCCAACAGATCACCGCAGCGAAGAGCCTGCTCAACGGCGAGTATCCCTACGAACTCGACGAATGGGCGACACGACGGTACGACCCCGGGCCGTTCGAATACGATCCGACGAACGGAGACGAGTACGAACTCTCTTACGAGTAGCGTCGGCACCGCAACCGAGCTCCCGGTGCCGGATTTCCGCCGCGTCGGATCAAATGTCTCGTTCGCCGTCGATGATCTCTTTCGCCCGCCGACTGATTTCGGGGACTACCGCCCCCATCTTCGGGTAGAGGTCGTCGTTGCTGTTTCCGCTGAGATACCGGGCGTAGAACATCTCACAGACCGCGATGAGCATGTAGAGCCCAAGTGCGACGTAGAACCGTCGGTTCGTGAACTCGAGACCGGAGCGTTCTTCGTACCGATCGATGAGTTCCTCCTTGGTCGGATACCCCTCTCGATCGATAAACGTCGGCATGAGGTCCTCGATGAGCGGGTCACGGTCCCAATAGCAGAGCATCCAGCCGATGTCGGCCGACGGATCGCCGAGCGTCCCCATCTCCCAATCTAACACGGCGTTGATTTCCGGCGGAGTGCCGGGCGCGAGCATGACGTTGTCGAGTTTGTAGTCGCCGTGGACGAGCGTGTGCTCGTAGTCCTCGGGAACGTTCGCCTCGAGCCACGTTCCGAGTTCGTCGATGTGCGGGACTTCGCGTTCGCTTTCCGTCGTCTCGTACGCCCACTCGAATTGCTTTCCCCACCGCTCGACCTGTCGCTCCGTATATCCCTCCGGCCGTCCCAGATTTTCCAGCCCGAGCGATTCGTAATCGAGCGAGTGAATCTCGGCGAGCGTGTCGATCAACGTTTCGCCCACGAGGCGGCGCTGCTCGGGCGTCGCGAACCGGGCGGGTTCGCGGTCGCGAACGACGTCACCTTCGAGGCGTTCCATCAGATAGAACTCGCCGCCGATCACCGAGGTGTCGTCACAGGCCACCACCGGCGTCGGCACCGGAACGTTCGTGTCCGCGAGCGCGTCGATGACCCTGTACTCCCGGAGAACGTCGTGAGCCGTTTCGGCGGTCTCACCGGCCGGCGGACGGCGCATAACCAGTTCTTGCTCCCCCCACTCGATGAACAGCGTCTCGTTCGAGTGTCCCTCGTCGTGGTAGTGAACGGTGACTCCTCGAGCGTCGCCGAATTCACGCTCGAGATACGCCGTTAACGCGTCCTCGTCGACGAGACGGTCGAGATAACTTTCGTTTTCGGCCATATGGTCTGTTTGATACTCGGTAGCGAGGGAGTTTAACCTTCTGTCAACGAGATTGGAATCACGTTCTTTGTTACAGGCTACCGTGCCCCAAATACTTAAGAAGCGAATCGGTGATGTTCGGTTAGTATGACTGTCGAACGACCGTTGCCCATCCGTACCTCCAACCAACACGACCAAGTGACGAACATCGGTGGAACCGGGCTACGAACACGATCACCCGACGAGCGTGAGTGGCCATGAACCTCGAGGACTACACCGTCCTCGACCTAACGTGGTTGCTGCCGGGGCCCTACGGGACGATGCTGCTGGCCGATATGGGTGCCGAAGTCATCAAAATTGAGGAACCGACTCGCGGCGATTACGCCCGCTGGCTCGAGCCAGAAGTCGAACCGACGGATTCGGGCGCGCTGTTCCACTCGGTCAATCGAAACAAAAAGAGCGTCACGCTCGATCTCAAGAGCGACGCGGGCCGGGAGACGTTCTTCGAACTGGTCGCCGACGCGGACGCCGTCTTCGAGCAGTTCCGACCCGGCGTCGTCGACCGCCTCGGCATCGGCTACGACGACCTCCGCGAGGTGAACGAAGAGATCGTCTACTGCTCGCTGTCCGGCTACGGACAGGACGGGCCCTACAGCGACCGCGTCGGCCACGATATCAACTACGTCGGACTGGCCGGCCTCCTCGGTGAGACCGTTTCGAAAGACGGGACGTTCCCGGCCGTCCCCGCCTACCAAATCGGAGACAAGGTCGGCGGCATGTTCAGCGCGTTCATGATCGTCTCGGCGTTGCTCGACCGCGAGGCGGGTAACGGCGGCCAATACCTCGACGTCTCGATGACGGACGTCGTCGCGTCGCTCGGAACGGGCCAGAGCTGGCGGGCGTTCAGGAGCGAGGAACTGCCCGAATCGGAGCGCTCGCCGGCGGCGATGGAAGCGCCGTGTTACCACGTTTACGAGACGAAAGACGGCAAGTACGTGACGATCGCCCCCCGCGAGGAGAAGTTCTGGGCGCAACTCCTCGAGGAACTGGATCGCGAGGATTTGGCTGAGTACCAGTTCGCGACCGGCGAGGACGCGGCGTACGCTCGCGAGGAACTCCAGTCGGAGTTCGATAAGCGAACGCGCGAGGAGTGGGAGGAGTACCTGTCCGAAGAGACGATGTTCGCCCCGGTCAACGAATTCGACGAAGTGTTCGAACACCCGCAACTCCGGGCACGGGATATGCTCGGGGAGATGGAGGTTGGTGACGGCGAGGCGTTCTCGTACGTTGGCTTCCCGGCGAAGTCCTCGAGCGAAATCGAGGATATGCGGTCACCAGCGCCCGAGTTCGGTGAACACACGGACGAGGTTCTCTCTCGAGTCGTCTCCGAAGAGCGATTGAAGGAACTCGAGGAGAACGACGTCATCTGATTCCGATCGTCGACGTAAATCCGGCGACCTGTTTTCGCTGTCGACGGTTCCGAACGTCAATACGACGAGAAAGCGGCCCCAAACTGACGTCACCGAAGCGCGGTTGTCCGGACGTAATTTTAAATCACGCTCGCTCGAGAGTACTGCTATGGAGTACCAAGACTCCGAGCGATCGAGAGAATTAGCCGGGCGAGCCCGAGATTTCGTCGACGATGTCGTGATACCGCGAGAGCGCGAACTACCGGGAGGAACTGCGGTCCCCGACGACGTTATCGCCGAGCTTCGCGAAGAAGCGAAATCTCGAGACCTGTATGCGCCACAGATCGGCGAAGAGTACGGAGGGATGGGCGTCGACTTCCGAGACGTGCTTCCGCTGTTCGAAGAAGCCGGTCGAAGTCTGCTCGCCCCGCCTGCAATGCGCGTCGATGCGCCCGACGAAGGAAACATGCATACCCTCGAGATGGCGGGCACGGAAGACCAGAAAGACCGGTGGCTTCGGCCGCTTCTCGAGGGGGAGCTCACGTCTGCGTTTTCGATGACCGAACCCAGACAGGGTGGCGGTGCGGATCCGAAGATGATCGGGACGACCGCCGAGAAAGACGGCGACGAGTGGGTCATCGACGGTCACAAGTGGTGGATCACGAACGGGGGCGAAGCCGACTTCTACATCACGCTCGCACGAACTGACCAGGAGAAGCATCCCTACGAAGGCTGTTCGCTCATCGTCGTCCCCGAAGACACGCCCGGACTGGACGTCGAACGCGATATCCCACACCTTGGAGACGACGTCGTGTCCCACGTTCACTCGGAAATCCGCTACGACGACGTCCGCGTCCCCGAAGAGAACCTACTGGGCGAAGAAGGAGAAGGGTTCACCATTGCACAGAAACGCCTCGGACCGGCGCGACTCACGCACTGCATGCGCTACTCCGGGATGGCCGCTCGAGCGCTCGAGGTCGCGAAGGCGTACACGAGCGACCGCGAAGGGTTCGGCGATCCGATCGCCGATAAACAAGGGGTCCGGTTCGAGATTGCGGAGGCTGAGACTAACTTGCACGCTGCGCGGACGATGGTTCGTCACGCGGCAGATGAAATCTCCCGTGGGAACCAGGCACGCGTCGAGGTGTCGATGTGCAAGTTCTTCACCGCGAACGTCACGGAAAACGCGATCAACACCGCACTTCAGTTCTGTGGAGCTAGTGGCATCGGCAAAGATTTGCCGATCGCTGACTTCTACGAGAACGTTCGACAGTTCCGTATCGTCGACGGTCCAGACGAGGTTCACAAGCGGGTGATCGCTCGTAACGCGTACGAAAACGTCGATATGGATGAATTAGATCCGTTGCCGACGTTCTGAGGACATCACGAGTACCACTCCGTGTGTGTGGTATACTAGCATTCTTATAAAAAATGCTATTTGGGACTACTGTGACTCTTTACGTGTATGTATCAGAACGTACTCGTCCCGGTAAACGGGACCGAGATTTCGGAAACGGCGATTCCACACGCGTTGGAACTGGCAGAAAAACACGACGCGGTCATCCACGCACTTTGTGCGTACAATCGCGAGGGTGGGTACGGGTCGCTATCGATCGAATCCGCCCAGCGTCAAGAGGAGGACCTACAGGACCGTGCCCAAGAGATCGCAACGGCGGTCGCTGATCGCGCCGAGGACGAAGGAATCGAAGCTGTCAGTGCGGTGAGCAGCGGTGACCCGGCCGATTCGATACTCGACTATATCGACGAGAAGGACATCGACATCGTCGCAATCGGTGCTCGAAAGCGGTCACCAACCGGCAAATTGTTGTTCGGTAGTGTGACTCAGACCGTGCTTCTTCACGCGAATATTCCAGTCGTCGTGACCGGTTCAACGGAGTGAATGCGATTGTTAGGTAGTATGACTGCGAATACGTGAGAAAAAACAAACATAATGTTTTAGTAACCGGGTCGGAACAGATGTTGTGAAGGTATGGTACGCCATGGCAAATAAAACACCAGAAGATAATCCGTCGACAGCAGTGAACGATTCGAACGGGGGTGGAGCACCCGAAACGTCAGAGGAAAACGTGATCGCGTACGAGGACATCAGTTTCACGGACCAACCTGGTTTCAAGCCGATGATCGTCATCGGGTCGCTCGTCATAATCTCGTTCATCCTGCTCGCCGGATTACCGCAATATGCCGAACCCGGGGACGGCGAATTTACGCTGTTCACGTACACGACCGTGGTTTGGGGACTCGTGATTGTCGTCCTCGGATTCGCCTACGAGTACTGGCTGATGAAGATCGAGGGAGGTGGGTGGTAATATGCTCAACCCACTGCAAGTCACACCGGAAGTTTCGAGCGGACCGGAAGCGGTCACGATGCTCGTCCTGTACTTCATTCTGGTCACCGCGATAGGAGTGTACTTCTTCCGGAAATCGCGCGAGAGCACCGGTGATTTCTGGATCGCAGGCGGGAACATCCCGCTTTACGTCCAGGTCTTCGCGTACTTCGCGGTCACGGCGAGCGCCGGTTCGTTCTTCGGATTCGGTGGCTTCGCTTACGACTTCGGGGCAGCGTTCTCCTCGATGGTCGTGATCGCCGTCTGTGCAGGCGGATTGATGATGATGGTCACGATCGCTGCACCGATGCGACGAAGCGGCGTTTACACCGTACCGGATTACATGAAAAAACGATACCAGAGTACGAGCGTTCGGTTACTCGCTGGTATTCTCTTCGCCGTGGCGTCCTGGGCGTATCTCGTGCCCCAGCTGACCGCAGCGGGGATTACGATGGAGTTCGTTTTGCCCGATCTCGGCTACGAACTGGGGCTGTTCGTCAGCGTGGTCATCTTCGCACTGTACGTTTCACTGGGCGGGATGTGGGCGGTCACCTGGACCGACTTCATTCAGGGGATAATGATGTTCATCCTCACCCTACTCCCGCTCCCCATCATCTTCGCTGACATGGGCGTCGGCGGAACGCTGAGCGGTGCGATGGCGAACGATCCGGCCTTCGCGAGTAATTCCGCACCCTACCTCATGATATTGGGTGTCGGCTTCTCGTGGATTTTCGCGTACCTCGGTCTGCCGCAGTTCGGACAGCGAGTGCTCTCGAGTTCCGATGCGAAGACTGCCCGCCGAGGCTTCATGTGGATGAACTTGCTCTACATTAGCGCGTTCGTGCTATCCGCGTTCTTCGTCGCGGGTGCCGCGATGGCGCTCGAGCCGGACCTCGCGACCGCTGATCACTTCTACTACGCCGTTCTGGAAGAGTACACCGGACCGATCGTTCAAGGGATTGGTGCGGCCGGTTTGCTGGCCGCAGTGATGTCCTCGACGGACGCGCTGCTCGTCGCGCTCAGCGCGAGCGTCTCACACGACATCCCCGAGTCACTGGACATGGGACTAACGGAGAAACAAGAGACGCGGTTCGGAACGGTCGTGATCTGGGTCGGTGCGCTCGCGGCCGCGTACGTCGCGATTTCGCCGCCGGGAATCATCGGCGTTATGACCACGATCATCGCCGGCTTCGCGGCCTCCGGGTTGTTCCCCGCGTTAGCGATCGGTACGTGGTGGAAGCGCGCCAACGCACCGGGTGCAATTGCGGCGATGCTCGTTGGAGGAATCTCGTACGTGGTCTTGTTCCTTGGTGGATTCATGCCCGTCGAACAGTCGGAAGTCCTCGTGACGGTTCCACTCGGCGTGATTACGTTTATCGTGGTCACGTTGGCGACGCGCCGGCCAACCGGCGAAGAACTGCAGGGCTTCATCCAATTCCACCGTACCGACGACACGCCGACGACGGTCGTCTCTGACGACTGATCGACTCGAATTTGCTGTTTTCTCGAAGGGGACGAACGGTCGTCGTACGACCAACAACCGAGTGAGACGAAATCCGAGAGATTAGACGTCAGGCAGCGTCCGATACCGATTCCTGATCCACGCCGAGCCAGTACGTCCAGAGAACCCGAATCTTCCATCGAAGGAGGAACGCGAGACGGAACCCAACGTGATGGGTTACCTTCCACGGCGGATGGTCACTCAGGTCGACCATCCGTTGGACGAACCGTGCAATGTACGGACGCGTCGTGTTGTCGATGTCTCGAAGGTCGACGACACACGCACCCGACGTCATCTCCTCTCGCTCTTCTTCGGGGGAGAAGAACTTGAGCGCAAATCCAACCCCCGGATTCGACTTTGCGGTCACCGTCTGGATAGTAAACGGGACCGGCGATTCGACGGTGATTTCGTCACCGGTTTCGCCGGCCCCGAGCATGAACCGCTCGCCGTCTGTCGTCTCTAACTCCTCGAGAGAGTACTCGTACCCGAGGTCTTCGAGCGCCTCGGTCGCCAGTTCGACGAACTCCTCGCGCTCCAACCCACAGAAGGTACGCCACCGCCGACCGATGTACAGCGTCAGCAGTCTCCGGAACATACTCGGAAAACAATGGGGCCGGGAAAATCAATTGTGGTTAGTGTACAACGAGCTACGTTACGCGAAAACGAGGGTCGCAGTCGTCGACTCGCAACTCGATTCGAGTGTAATTCTTTCGTCTTCAGCGTCCACGTCTCACCGACTTACCACGCCTTTCGGAGGACCGCCTCGAGTTCGTCCGCGGTCGGTTCGAGTCCGTCGGGCGCGTTCGTCATCATCACGTCGTCTGCGACGTCGGTCGCGATTTCCGACAGGTCCGATTCGGACATGTCGTCGATTTCGCGAAGCCCCGTGGGAAGGTCGAGAGCGTTCCGGACCGTTTCGACGGCATCGATGACGGCGGCGGCAGTCGCGTCCGGATCGTCGGCCGGACCGACATCGAACCCTTCAGCCAGCAGGTCTCTGCGACCGTAGACGTTGTCGAAGACGTACCGAAGCGCGTGGGGCGCGATAATGCCGTGAGCGCCACCCTGTTGGATGGCGTACCCTCGAGAAATTCCGTGACCGAACGAGTGAATGACCGACGCGGTGACGTTCTCGCCGCCCAAGGCGCCGTATTGGGCCAACACGGTGCCGACGATCGAGTCGTGTAGCGTCTCTTCGCTGCGGTCGCCCTGTCCGAGGCGCGGTAGCCCTCGACCGAGCAATCGGAGACTCCGAACCGCCGTTCCGTCCGTTATCGGCGTCGCATTATGCGCGTACAACGACTCGACCGCCTTGTCGAAGCCGTTCATAGCCGACGCACAGAGAATCTCGTGCGGCGTCGTCTCGAAGAGCGCCGGATCGTAACACAGCGCTTCGGGCATCAACCGTCTACCGATGAGGGCACCGCGAGTGAACCCCGACTCGCGGGCGGTGATCCCAGCAACGGCGGAGAGGTCCGAACCGGCAAGTGTCGTCGGTACCGCGACGATCGGAACTACCTCTTCCTCCGGCATCGGAATCGTTCGCTGACGTTCGAACGTCGATCGAACACCTTCCTCCGACCGGTCGCCGGCCGAAACGACGCTCATCACTTTCGCGATATCCAAACTGCTTCCACCGCCGAGACTCACGAGCGCGTCGACATCGTCCGCGTTCATCCGATCGACGCCGTCGAAGACGGTCGTCAATCGCTTGTCCGGAGTCGTCTCGTCGAACACGCCCGCGAGCCTATCGCCGATCCCGTCGACGACCGGATCGATCACCGAGTCGGTCGCACCGACGGTCGATCCGCAGACGATCAACGCCCGCTCGGCGCCGATACGCTCGAGTTCGTCCTCAATTCGTGCGACGCTGTTCCGGCCGTAGACGATCGTCCCCGGATCGTACGCGAATCGGTAGTTAGCTGCCATATGGTAACTCTGCACAGAGTCTGCGAAATACATTTGGATCGGAACGATCGAACGTCTCTCGACGGAGAACGCGGATGCAAAATAGCGGTGGTCGGTGTGGTCGGATTC
This is a stretch of genomic DNA from Natronorubrum sediminis. It encodes these proteins:
- a CDS encoding enoyl-CoA hydratase/isomerase family protein, with the protein product MSTEYETIELAVSDDGRATVTLDRPDSLNALDDRMAEELLDALETLREESARVLVLRGRDGNFCAGADIGTSPETTAPHEQTRRFRRLRRLFDRLESFPLPTVAAIEGYCLGGGCELACCCDTRIATADATIGVPEITLGVIPACGGTQRLSRLVGLSRARDMILRGKHYDAATMHSYGFLHEVGGDRSFEVLLKDVVEEYLARPPVAIEFAKRVVNKGYESPLDAGLEMEALATGVLFGTEDAEEGLDAFRTNRTPEFRGE
- a CDS encoding LLM class flavin-dependent oxidoreductase codes for the protein MTEFGFVLPDEFSHVPLDQTLEFARRADEAGLHSVWKQEASGTNGVATLAAISQCTSTVRIGTGVASVFSRSPSLLGMSAATLQGLSNGRALLGIGVSSPPLVERWHGCEFDHPLRRLRETIEIVRQVTAGGTVEYHGEVFDVGPYTMALETNEDVPVFNAAIGDANRALTGEFADGWLPAFLPRSTFSAFVDDVRESARTAGRDPDEITVAPWIPTAIDDDPDRAERRVRYLLAQEMAMGYNEQLDEHGFGDAPDRAHDLFRDGDREAAVAAISDQMVDELTVSGTESDVRDQFDRYAHGGADLIIAMPSMEASVPELETVVDVLGELSDST
- a CDS encoding acyl-CoA dehydrogenase family protein; this translates as MRSDSDFDDFREAALEYLWTEIEPDAEAWDRTGTLPRSELWDEFLDLGFLTCRVPEEYGGLDLSTREYVQLEKEWAKVSGGLRVILHVHTVGAELVAQAGTDAQRDRWLSEIVEDGASFAFALTEPHAGSGTDIETEARAAGDDYVINGAKHHITNADFAEYFTVVTRTPSGFAIFVVPRDADGLTIREMPETMGSHGSEHRYLQFDDVHVPGRNLLGNDESGGLAAAVDHLRVSRIYVAANALGISERCLEEAVSWSKKRVTFGKPIGERQAVQRYLAEMARDVYALRLMVADAAETVDERGNAGIEADLCKLLATEANRRVTDNALLVFGGIGYYREVPIQRFYRDARLNWLEEGTPSIQQITAAKSLLNGEYPYELDEWATRRYDPGPFEYDPTNGDEYELSYE
- a CDS encoding 3-hydroxyacyl-CoA dehydrogenase/enoyl-CoA hydratase family protein; protein product: MSDSLAGRVDAVTVVGAGTMGHGIAQTFATAGYNVTIVDVDDDVLKTALEKIEGSLEKLGEDHDAVLERLETTTSDEEAYGDADLIVEAVPEDIDLKRTVFESIDDHAPERTILATNTSTLPITEIASATDRPNAVVGMHFSNPVQLMEIVEVIRGKATDDDVFEAIQEISTEIEKTPVLVEKDIPGFLINRINLRFWLEAVRQVENGEQDERSIDAAIRRIGLPMGPFEVLDFSGVDVATMAAKSMRDRGVDLHVPDLLEEKTEVDKHGMKTGVGFYSYPTPGEYSRVDIPRERRYDFDPKHLLAPAVNEAAWLLANDVTTKSEIDKAMRIGMNWPRGLLKMADEYGIDRLVETLETLRERSGWDEYEPHPHLEEMVSNDECGRKSSVGFYEWDYEQTTFDTVRYERREYVAWITLDRPEALNALDEPSWEGLNDALEHAANDDEVRATILRGSGRAFCAGDDIAEIQSWESTEDASEMIENVLGPTVETLRNHPKPVIAAVDGVANGGGCELVLLSDLAVASPDSDFALPEAKIGALPPIGLTYGRMSLGKKSIMELALTGDQLTATEAESMGIVNYVVDGDQVADVARELARATTASGPKSVAEMKDFWTTMEDDLLEDWFDNAMGRLVERTQSEEASEGLAAFLEKRDPDWQR